The Collimonas sp. PA-H2 genome contains a region encoding:
- a CDS encoding oxidoreductase has translation MHTKPLLKIGLLGYGFAGATFHAPLIGHSGRTEVSAIASSQPDIARQAWPQARIVADLDALLADPAIDCIAIATPNDTHFDFARRTLAAGKHVVVDKPVTLTAEQARILARAARDSKLLLAPFHNRRWDGDFRTVQALLASGRLGHITHFESHFDRFRPAVRQRWRENALSGGGLLYDLGPHLVDQALLLFGAPHSVNATVAAYREHAEADDYVHLQLGYPDKQVVLHASALSALEAPRFVLHGRRGSYLKTGLDSQEDQLKAGLRPGQPGWASNPPGLIREVDGVLDVRGELATLDGAYVEFYRAVAASIQDGAPFPVAPDAAVSVAEILELARQSAEEGRRLPYAAEQW, from the coding sequence TTGCATACCAAGCCCCTGTTGAAAATCGGCCTGCTAGGCTACGGCTTTGCCGGCGCCACCTTCCATGCACCGCTGATCGGCCACTCCGGCCGCACCGAAGTTAGCGCCATTGCCAGCAGCCAGCCGGACATTGCCCGGCAAGCTTGGCCGCAGGCGCGTATCGTCGCCGATCTGGATGCCTTGCTGGCGGATCCGGCCATCGACTGTATCGCCATTGCGACGCCGAACGACACCCATTTCGATTTCGCCCGTCGCACGCTGGCTGCCGGCAAGCACGTGGTGGTCGACAAGCCGGTCACGCTGACGGCAGAACAGGCGCGCATCCTGGCGCGCGCCGCGCGCGACAGCAAACTGCTGCTGGCGCCGTTCCACAACCGGCGCTGGGACGGCGATTTCCGCACGGTGCAGGCGCTGTTGGCCAGCGGCCGGCTTGGCCACATCACTCATTTTGAATCGCATTTCGACCGCTTCCGGCCCGCCGTGCGGCAGCGCTGGCGCGAAAATGCGCTCAGCGGCGGCGGCTTGCTGTACGACCTCGGCCCGCATCTGGTCGACCAGGCGCTGCTGCTGTTCGGTGCGCCGCACAGCGTGAACGCCACCGTGGCGGCCTATCGCGAACATGCCGAGGCGGACGATTATGTGCACCTGCAGCTGGGCTATCCCGACAAGCAGGTAGTGTTGCATGCCAGCGCCTTGAGCGCGCTGGAAGCGCCGCGCTTCGTGCTGCATGGCCGCCGCGGCAGCTACCTGAAAACCGGCCTGGACAGCCAGGAAGACCAGCTCAAGGCTGGCCTGAGGCCGGGCCAGCCGGGCTGGGCCAGCAATCCGCCCGGCCTGATCCGGGAAGTGGACGGCGTGCTCGACGTACGCGGCGAACTGGCCACCCTGGATGGCGCGTATGTCGAGTTTTATCGCGCAGTGGCGGCATCGATACAGGATGGCGCACCGTTTCCAGTGGCGCCGGACGCTGCCGTCAGCGTCGCCGAAATCCTTGAACTGGCGCGCCAGAGTGCTGAAGAAGGGCGCCGGCTGCCTTATGCTGCAGAGCAATGGTAA
- a CDS encoding 4'-phosphopantetheinyl transferase, with the protein MPFPADLVTDAGLPLLPDSVSQAGLRYAVDGGQLAGLKAAGIVLPASLANAVLKRQVEFAAGRLCALRALQKQGYTGAETLAIGEHRAPLWPQGYIGSVSHGDGLAVAVAAASEEWHALGIDIETMLSREAAQPLVEHLMTAAELAIGSAAGLALERWLSLVFSAKESLFKALYPFVGRYFDFLDVEVCELDEAHGSLMLRLLSSLSPQCVKGSQYCIRYRYSSNNIATLCLF; encoded by the coding sequence ATGCCATTTCCCGCAGACCTTGTGACCGATGCCGGTTTACCGCTACTGCCCGACTCAGTCAGTCAGGCCGGGCTGCGCTATGCCGTCGATGGCGGCCAGCTGGCCGGCCTGAAAGCCGCCGGCATCGTGCTGCCGGCTTCGCTGGCCAACGCCGTGCTGAAGCGCCAGGTCGAGTTTGCCGCCGGCCGCTTGTGTGCGCTGCGGGCCTTGCAAAAACAAGGTTATACCGGAGCCGAGACGCTGGCAATCGGCGAGCATCGGGCGCCGCTTTGGCCGCAGGGCTATATCGGTTCGGTCAGCCATGGCGACGGCCTGGCCGTGGCAGTGGCGGCCGCGAGCGAGGAATGGCACGCCCTGGGCATCGATATCGAAACCATGCTCAGCCGCGAGGCGGCGCAACCGCTGGTCGAGCACTTGATGACAGCAGCCGAACTGGCCATCGGCAGCGCCGCCGGCTTGGCGCTGGAGCGCTGGCTGAGCCTGGTGTTCTCGGCAAAGGAAAGCCTGTTCAAGGCACTGTATCCGTTTGTCGGTCGTTACTTCGACTTCCTCGACGTCGAGGTGTGTGAGCTGGATGAGGCGCATGGCAGCCTCATGCTGAGACTGCTGAGCAGCTTGTCGCCGCAGTGCGTCAAAGGCAGCCAGTATTGTATCCGCTACCGTTATTCAAGCAATAACATCGCCACCCTTTGCCTATTCTGA
- a CDS encoding MFS transporter, producing MATLQPTAGGIKPANRGLTSEERKVIFASSLGTVFEWYDFYLYGSLAAIIAKQFFSGTDPNTGFIFALLAFAAGFIVRPFGALVFGRLGDMIGRKFTFLVTILIMGASTFIVGLLPNYASIGIAAPIILITLRILQGLALGGEYGGAATYVAEHAPNDKRGAFTSWIQTTATLGLFLSLLVILGVRSAVGEEAFSAWGWRIPFLVSVILLAVSVWIRLSMNESPAFARMKAEGKTSKAPLTEAFGQWKNLKLVILALIGLTAGQAVVWYTGQFYALFFLTQSLKVDMSTANILIALALLLGTPFFVIFGTLSDKIGRKPIIMAGCLIAALTYFPIFSGLTHYANPALEAALKSAPVIVTADPAACQFQFNPTGTKKFTSSCDIAKAKLSAASVNYENVVGEAGSVATIKIGDKILTSYDAKGLSKEDAAAKDKAFSAELSGDIKAAGYPTKADPEQMNKPMVLLLLFILVIYVTMVYGPIAAMLVEMFPTRIRYTSMSMPYHIGNGWFGGLLPTTAFALVAFKGDIYYGLWYPIVIAAATFVIGMLFIKETKDYDIYQAER from the coding sequence ATGGCTACACTACAACCTACCGCAGGCGGGATTAAACCCGCCAACCGCGGCCTGACCTCAGAGGAGCGCAAGGTTATTTTTGCGTCGTCCCTGGGCACTGTGTTCGAATGGTACGATTTCTACCTGTACGGCTCGCTGGCGGCAATTATCGCCAAACAATTCTTTTCCGGCACCGATCCTAATACCGGCTTCATTTTTGCCCTGCTGGCATTTGCCGCAGGCTTCATCGTGCGGCCGTTTGGCGCGCTGGTATTCGGCCGCCTGGGCGACATGATCGGCCGCAAGTTCACCTTCCTGGTGACCATCCTGATCATGGGCGCCTCGACGTTCATCGTCGGCCTCCTGCCTAATTACGCCTCGATCGGCATCGCCGCGCCTATCATCCTGATCACCCTGCGGATTTTGCAGGGTCTGGCTCTGGGCGGCGAATACGGTGGCGCCGCCACCTATGTCGCCGAACATGCGCCGAACGACAAACGCGGCGCGTTCACCTCCTGGATTCAAACCACCGCGACCTTGGGCCTGTTCCTGTCGCTGCTGGTGATCCTGGGCGTACGCAGCGCCGTTGGCGAAGAAGCGTTTTCAGCCTGGGGCTGGCGTATTCCCTTCCTGGTCTCCGTCATCCTGCTGGCGGTTTCGGTCTGGATCCGCCTGTCGATGAATGAATCGCCGGCGTTTGCCCGCATGAAAGCAGAAGGCAAGACTTCCAAGGCGCCACTGACAGAAGCCTTCGGCCAATGGAAAAACCTGAAGCTGGTGATCCTGGCGCTGATCGGCCTGACCGCCGGCCAGGCTGTGGTCTGGTACACAGGCCAGTTCTATGCCCTGTTCTTCCTGACCCAGTCGCTCAAGGTCGACATGTCGACCGCGAACATCCTGATCGCACTGGCGCTGTTGCTGGGTACGCCGTTCTTCGTGATCTTCGGCACGCTGTCCGACAAGATCGGCCGCAAGCCGATCATCATGGCGGGTTGCCTGATTGCCGCGCTGACCTATTTCCCTATCTTCTCCGGCCTGACTCACTATGCGAATCCTGCGCTGGAAGCAGCGTTGAAAAGCGCGCCGGTGATTGTCACCGCCGATCCAGCCGCCTGCCAGTTCCAGTTCAACCCGACCGGCACCAAGAAATTCACATCGTCCTGCGACATCGCCAAAGCCAAGTTGTCAGCGGCTTCGGTCAACTATGAAAACGTCGTCGGCGAAGCAGGTTCGGTAGCTACTATCAAGATCGGCGACAAGATCCTGACTTCGTACGATGCCAAGGGCCTGTCGAAAGAAGACGCCGCTGCCAAGGACAAGGCTTTCTCGGCCGAACTGTCGGGCGACATCAAGGCAGCCGGCTATCCGACCAAGGCCGATCCGGAACAGATGAACAAGCCGATGGTGCTGTTGCTGCTGTTCATCCTGGTGATCTACGTCACCATGGTGTATGGCCCGATCGCCGCGATGCTGGTTGAAATGTTCCCGACCCGCATCCGCTACACCTCTATGTCGATGCCTTACCACATCGGCAACGGCTGGTTCGGCGGCTTGCTGCCAACCACGGCGTTTGCGCTGGTGGCCTTCAAGGGCGATATCTACTACGGTTTGTGGTATCCGATCGTGATTGCAGCTGCCACCTTCGTCATCGGCATGCTGTTTATCAAGGAAACCAAGGACTACGATATTTACCAAGCCGAGCGCTAA